The Rhodanobacteraceae bacterium genomic sequence CCGACGACGGCGTGCTGGTGATCCAGGCGCGCCGTTTCCGCGACCAGGCGCGCAACCGCGAGGATGCGCGCGCGCGGCTGGTCGAAATCCTCCGCTCCGCACTCACGCCGCCGAAGAAACGCGTGGCGACCAAGCCGACCCGCGCTTCGAAGGAACGCCGCATCGCCGGCAAGAAACAGCGCGGCGCGGTGAAACGCAACCGCGGTCGCGCGTGGAGCGACGATTGAGCAACCCGTCGCGTGATCGCACCCACCCCACCCCTCCCCCGCATGCGGGGGAGGGAGATGAGCGCGCAGCGCGAATGGGAGGGGGCAATGACGTG encodes the following:
- a CDS encoding Peptidyl-tRNA hydrolase ArfB; this translates as MRISASIDIPESELTERFLRADGPGGQHVNRTESAVELRFDVAQSPSLPEDVRARVLARRDRRLTDDGVLVIQARRFRDQARNREDARARLVEILRSALTPPKKRVATKPTRASKERRIAGKKQRGAVKRNRGRAWSDD